The following nucleotide sequence is from Candidatus Cloacimonadota bacterium.
TCTAATACAATTATTGTTAATGATTCTTCTTCAGAAACATTTGCAATCTATGATTTGACTGGATTTAATAAGTTGTCTAATTTTTCATTTCATTATGATTACTCATTTCCTGGTGCAATGTGCAGTTTGTATTTATATGAAACCTTTAAAATATTAAATTGTGAATTTTCTGGAATATCAGGTGATTTCTTTATTGAATCAAGTGAATCGGATAACCTTCAAATTATTGATACTTATATACATGATGTAGTAACTACTGATTTTTCTGGTGTGATGTTGTTTCTGGCTAATGGAAGATTAGATAATGTTACTTTAGATAATTGCACAATTGTCACAAATCCTGATAATTCTGTTTCATCTTTAGATATTCATGTAAAGGATGAGTTTGTTGTTGAAAACTGTAAAATTATTAATAATGTCAGTATTAGTCAAAATACTGGTAATGTAATATTGAGGGAAAATCCAGGTGTTCCAACTACCAAAATTATCAATAATTGTCTATTCGCCAATAACTCATCTATATCCGATAATAATGTTGAAATCTATGGAACTGGTTATAATTCAATGAGTAATTGTACTTTTGTAAATAATTCTTCCACTTTTTCAACATTAGAAATGAAGGGAGATTTAGATTTAAACAATTCAATATTAAATAATCCTTCAAATGGCTATGAAATTTCACTGCCAAACGCTATTAGTATTGGCATTTTAAGTGAATTAAATGTATCTAACTGTGATATACTTGGTGGATATAGTGCAATATACAATCAGAACTTTGTAAATACGGTAAATTGGTTAGAAGGCAATATTGACGATGATCCACTCTTTCTTCTTTCAGGCGATGATCCATATCAGTTAACAGAACTTTCTCCCTGCCTCGATGCCGGTACACCTGATACAACAGGTTTATTCCTTCCACCCTGGGATTTACTACATCATCAAAGAGTATGGGATGGTGATGGAAACGGATTGGCAACAATTGATATGGGTTGTTATGAGTTTGGGGCTCCACCGGTAGTCAGTGTAGAAGATCCGGTTGTTATTCCAAATGATGAGATAAATCTATGTAATTACCCCAATCCTTTCAATCCTTCCACTACAATATCATTTAATCTTTTTGAATCAGGTAAGGTTAAAGTTGAAATATTTAATATAAAAGGGCAAATGGTAAAAACTTTAATGGATTGCACCACAGCACCGGGAATATACAATTGCATCTGGAACGGTCGTAACGATGCCGGCAAACGCGTCGCCAGCGGAGAATATATTGCCAAACTAAAGGTGAACGGCGAAGAGACAGCGGCGCATAAGATGATGTTGATTAAATGATAAGTTGGCTCTATCATCCCGATCAACAATTCTGACATAAACTCTCGTTCCTATAATTATGTCTGGGAACGAGATTCATTGACAACCATCCTCTTATTTTCATCGCTGTTTCCAAATAAATTTGAGGTTTTGTAATGACAAATTATCTGATTGCCATGCTGTTGGGACTGATCTTCAGCATTACTTTTCATATTTCTCGTGGAATGCAGCAGCAAGGCATCAAAACACTCACTTTCATCAAAGATAAATTAAAAGGTCATCAACCATCATTTTCCTGGAAAGAATGTAAACCGAATATTTACATTTTTGGAATTATCCTCAGCAACAGCGGAATTATCTGGGTTATCCTGGCCGGAAAATTTGCTCCCGCTTCCTATTTTACTTCCATGTATGGTCTGGGATTGATCGTTATGTTGTGGTATTCGAACAAGATTCTGAAAGAAAGAATTGATAAATGGGAATATCTGGGAGCTGCAATCCTGATAATTGGAACTGTTCTAATTGGCATCGATGGAATCTTCCAGCCAAAACTTAATTATGCAGAGATCGATCTGCAAACTATCTGGTGGTTTGTGGGAATATTCACAACCCTATCACTTTTTGCTCTCATTTTAATTCGCAATCATCGAAATCTGGTTTTAAAATCGATTATCTTTGGAATTTTTACGGGAGGAACTGTCAGCTTCGATCCTATCTTTAAAGGAATCGGGCAACACCTTCATCATAATTCCAGTTACTTTCCAGTTTCATCTATGGGTTGGACTGTCTTCTTGTTAAGTTTGGTTTTCACAACTGCTGCTTTCTGGATAACTCAATGGGGATTTTCCAAGAATGTACGAGCAGCACTCCTGATCCCAATGCATAATTCCATTTTTATTGTTTTTCCTATTTTTGTGCAATTGCTTGCATTGCCCGGTTACAAAATAACTTATCTTTCTTTGGTAGGAATTGTACTGATATTAGCAGGGAACTTGGTAATGAAAACCGATGAAATGAAGAGACTGAAAAGAAATAAGTTTTGACATAAAAAATGATGAAAATGAGTATGAATCATGCAGCTCGATCTGCCAGATCGAGAATAATTTGAGCGACCTGGCAGGTCGTACAAATTGGAATTGTTGGTTCGAAGAAGAATGAGCGACCTGTACAAATTGGAATTGTTGGTTCGAAGAAGAATGAGCGACCTGGCAGGTCGCTGTACGAATTGAACAGAATGAGGATTAGTTATGCAAAACCAATTCTTTTATCGAGAATTTTATAGAAGAAATCTTCCCCATTATCAGCCAGGAAACGGCATTTTTTTCATAACAACTTGTTTAGCAAAAGCACTATCAACAAAAATCATTTCTGAATTAAAACAGAGAAAAATTGATTTTCAAAATATGATCAAAAAAGTTTCTGAAAATCAAAAAATATTTGTCCTTAAAGAATTTCATAGAAGTTATTTTAGGGATTTTGAATCATTTATTCATTCTCAATCAAAAAAGGACTGGTTAATCAGAACATCTATTCAACAAGTTATCAAAGAGAATCTTTTATTTTGGGATGGAGTCAGATACAAATTAATTGCATTTTGTATCATGCCGAATCATTTGCATCTTATGATAAAACCTTTCCAAAAGGGTAAACACATGTATGAATCTTTGAGCAAGATAATGTTCACAATGAAAAGTTTTACGGCAAATGAATGTAACAAAATCCTTGATCGTTCCGGGCAGTTTTGGTTACATGAATCATATGATCATTATATTAGAAATTTTAAAGATTATGAGTATCATCTAAAATATCTTTTAGAAAATCCAGTGAAAAGTAATTTAGTTAATAAATGGAAAGATTGGAATGGTAATTGGCTTTATAAAGACTGGGATAAAATTGAGATATGAAATCTTCCAAGATAAAGCTGATAAAGGTTCGTAGCTCGATCTGCCAGATCGAGAATAATTTGAGCGACCTGCAGGTCGTACAAATTGGAATTGTTGGTTCGAAGAAAAATGAGCGACCGAGCAGGTCGTACAAATTGGAATTGTTGGTTCGAAGAAGAATGAGCGACCTGGCAGGTCGTACAAATTGGAATTGTTGGTTCGAAGAAGAATGAGCGACCTGGCAGGTCGCTTACGGGGAAATTATGATTCAAATTTACACCGGAAACGGTAAAGGTAAAACCACGGCAGCCTTGGGCTTGATCGTGCGAGCTCTAGGCAGGCAAAAGAAAGTCTGCCTGATCCAATTTATGAAGAAAAATTTCGAATACGGAGAAATCCAATTTCTTTCCAAACAGAAAAATCTCTATATTTTTCAATTTGGAACTGACAAATTGATCGATCCTGAAAATCCTGCCAAAATAGACTTTGACGAAGCGGAAAAAGCTTTCAAAAAATGCAAGGAAGTCATTTCTTCTCAGAAATTTGATCTAATCGTGATCGATGAAATTAATGTGGCAGTAAAATGGAAGTTGTTATCGCTTGAAAAGCAGCTTGAATTGATGCAAATTTCAACTGAATCTGAGATCGTGTTGACTGGAAGATATGCTGATAAAAGAACTATTGAAAAAGCCGATCTGGTAACAGAAATGAAAGAAGTAAAACACTACTTTAATAAAGGTTTTCAAGTTAGAAAGGGAATAGAATTCTGATGCAGAAACTGATCGAGCAAAATCTCTACAAAAAATCTATTATTTCCTGGCTGCTTTGGCCGTTTTCACTGATTTACTCTGTAATTATAATTTTAAGAAGAAAGCTACATTCAAATGGTTATCGTTCGTGCTGCAAGATCATCAGTGTTGGTAATATCGTCAGTGGTGGCAGCGGCAAAACTCCGGTTACGATTCTTTTAGCAAAACACTTACAGAAACAAGGAAAAAAAGTTGCAGTTTCGCATCGCGGTTATAAAGCAAAATACGAGAACGAGAATAAACTGATCTCAGATCAAAAACAAGTTTTTGATTTTGCTAAAGAAGCTGGTGATGAGGTATTTTTATTAGCTACCAAGCTTCCAGGAATTCCTGTAATTGCTGGTAGAGATCGCAAGAAGTCAATTCAACTTCTGGAAGAAAAATTTCCCGATTTGCAATACATAATTTTGGATGATTCTTTTCAACATCTCAAAGTTCAGCACGATCTGGATTTTGTGGTTTTCAGTGCCATCGGAGGAATTGGAAATGGATTCGTACTTCCTGCTGGAATTCTGCGCGAACCACTTTCTGCTCTCAAGTCTGCTGATTACATTATCTGGAATGGAAAAGGTGAAATTCCTGAAAAAATCCAAAAATATAAAAACCCGCTCCTGCGCGGAAATTATCAGATCAAACGATTTTCTGATAAAGATGGAAATACTATAAAACCAACTGGCAAATGCGTCTTACTTTCCGGGATTGGTTTACCGAAATCGTTTGAAAATACAGTTCAGCAAGCTGGCATAAATTTTGAAAAACATTTCCGTTTTCCCGATCATTATGATTTCCAGAGCAAAGAAATTTTAAAACAGATTTCTGCCGTTGTAAAATTGGGAAAAATCGATTATCTACTTACAACCGAAAAGGATTTTGCCAAGTTAAAATTCATCGAACACGACCTGCAACTGGCAATTGTTGAAGTGGAATTTGTTTTGGAGAACAAAGTAGATTTGAAGATCTAATGATGTTTTATCAACCTCAATAATTTCATAAAATCCACTCTGACAAGATAATCATCAATGCTTTGTTTTTCCTGTAAATCACCACCGGGAAACTCCGCATAATTATACTGAAATTGTATAATATCGTTAAATCTCAAATTGAAACCATAACCTGATGTGTCACCTTTTACTTCACCGGTAATATCTGAATAATACCCTTTTCTCAGTGAAAAAAGATCAAAGAAAATAATTTCATATCCTTTTCCCCATTCTCCAGGATTATCTGGTGATTCTTTACCAATTTGCTGGTCATCATAACTATAATAGAACGAAATAAGATTGGTGGAAAAAAAATCAATGATCGGATGAATTTTAAAATCCGGAATTAATTTTTTACTGATCACGATTTTCCCAGAGACAGCTGTCCGAATTCCCCAGGGTAAATAATCTGCCTGGCTTACGTTGATGTAGGTTATCTTTGATTTGGCAGGATTTATATTGTTGATGCTGCCTACTACATCCAAAGTACAGAATCCACCTAAAGCATTAGTTTCATTAAAAGGACTGATCCGTCCGATAAAACCATAGGAAGAGAATGATGATTCTCCAATTGAGTATTCCATTGGCTCAAACGAACCTGTTCCCATTGGCCCTAGTTTGCTATACAAATCATCATAACTGTAGCCAAATGATAACTCACCAAATTTATTGATCTTATTAAGTAAATCTGATTTGAGTAAATTGAATACGAATTCCAAAGAGTTCATACCAATGGCAAATTTCGTATCAGCATCCCAGGATTCGAAAGTTCCTATTACATTTCCCAAAGAATCAGTTTGAGTTTGTTCTCCATAACTCATGAAAGTTCCCAAACGATCTCTGTCGTTAGATATCGGTAAAAGAATTCCTAATCCATTCCAACCTATACTTACATATTTCGATTTTATGTAAATATCCGAGAAAACATTTTTAAGCCATGGTGTATCGGAATATCCATAAGCCAAACCTTTGTGATAACCAAGCTTGGCTGGATTGCTCCAAACTCCCAACGGACTTGTATCCCAGATGTCGGCTGCTCCGCTTTTATTACCAAAAGCTACACCTTTTGCTGAA
It contains:
- a CDS encoding T9SS type A sorting domain-containing protein encodes the protein MDFGLHELISHDLYVSEDGDDENSGLSFDEPLRNISTAVRLIDMSVGVERTIHVSAGTYSYASNQQIFPFGFKENLSIIGEDKSNTIIVNDSSSETFAIYDLTGFNKLSNFSFHYDYSFPGAMCSLYLYETFKILNCEFSGISGDFFIESSESDNLQIIDTYIHDVVTTDFSGVMLFLANGRLDNVTLDNCTIVTNPDNSVSSLDIHVKDEFVVENCKIINNVSISQNTGNVILRENPGVPTTKIINNCLFANNSSISDNNVEIYGTGYNSMSNCTFVNNSSTFSTLEMKGDLDLNNSILNNPSNGYEISLPNAISIGILSELNVSNCDILGGYSAIYNQNFVNTVNWLEGNIDDDPLFLLSGDDPYQLTELSPCLDAGTPDTTGLFLPPWDLLHHQRVWDGDGNGLATIDMGCYEFGAPPVVSVEDPVVIPNDEINLCNYPNPFNPSTTISFNLFESGKVKVEIFNIKGQMVKTLMDCTTAPGIYNCIWNGRNDAGKRVASGEYIAKLKVNGEETAAHKMMLIK
- a CDS encoding cob(I)yrinic acid a,c-diamide adenosyltransferase, whose protein sequence is MIQIYTGNGKGKTTAALGLIVRALGRQKKVCLIQFMKKNFEYGEIQFLSKQKNLYIFQFGTDKLIDPENPAKIDFDEAEKAFKKCKEVISSQKFDLIVIDEINVAVKWKLLSLEKQLELMQISTESEIVLTGRYADKRTIEKADLVTEMKEVKHYFNKGFQVRKGIEF
- the lpxK gene encoding tetraacyldisaccharide 4'-kinase; amino-acid sequence: MQKLIEQNLYKKSIISWLLWPFSLIYSVIIILRRKLHSNGYRSCCKIISVGNIVSGGSGKTPVTILLAKHLQKQGKKVAVSHRGYKAKYENENKLISDQKQVFDFAKEAGDEVFLLATKLPGIPVIAGRDRKKSIQLLEEKFPDLQYIILDDSFQHLKVQHDLDFVVFSAIGGIGNGFVLPAGILREPLSALKSADYIIWNGKGEIPEKIQKYKNPLLRGNYQIKRFSDKDGNTIKPTGKCVLLSGIGLPKSFENTVQQAGINFEKHFRFPDHYDFQSKEILKQISAVVKLGKIDYLLTTEKDFAKLKFIEHDLQLAIVEVEFVLENKVDLKI